A region from the Vicia villosa cultivar HV-30 ecotype Madison, WI linkage group LG3, Vvil1.0, whole genome shotgun sequence genome encodes:
- the LOC131659832 gene encoding uncharacterized protein LOC131659832 has product MRSMVIDTPAMGSASTSFVCLNCLLSIFSGDFGIDLIFFPLDQLDVILGINWLEYNHVYINYFDKTIIFPENGVKEDLFSFAKQVDEFVQDIAKLFMLMSTLDVCEKRTIGEFPIVCDFPEVFPEDVSELPPEREVEFMIDLAFELKDVSFLS; this is encoded by the exons ATGAG aagtatggttattgatactcctgctATGGGTTCGGCgtctacttcttttgtgtgtttgaattgtctgtTGAGTATCTTTAGTGgagattttggaattgatttaatattttttccGTTAGATCAACTGGATGTGATTCTTGGTATAAACTGGTTAGAGTATAATCATGTTTATATCAACTATTTTGATAAGACAATTATCTTTCCTGAAAATGGTGTTAAGGAAGATTTATTTTCGTTTGCCAAACAAGTGGATGAGTTTGTGCAAGATATTGCaaagttgtttatgttgatgtcaACTTTGGATGTCTGTGAAAAAAGAACAATTGGTGAATTtccaatagtttgtgattttccggaggtatttcctgaagatgtaagtgagtTACCGCCAGAACGTGAAGTGGAGTTTATGATCGATTTAGCTTTTGAGTTGAAAGATGTCAGCTTTTtaagttga